The Desulfovibrio aminophilus genome contains the following window.
ACCAGCTCCAGGAGCTTGGCCAGGGCCCGGTCCAGGCCCGAGGGGTCGGCGCCTCCGGCCTGGGCCATGTCCGGCCGCCCGCCGCCCGAGCCGCCCACCTCGGCGGCCACGCCCTTGATGAGCGCCGGGGCCGTGAAGCGGCCGTGCAGGTCCTTGCTCACCGAGAGGATCACCGTGGCCTTGCCGCCCTCGGATTCGGCGGCCAGGCAGACGATCCCCGAGGGCAGCTTGGAGCGCAGGGCGTCCATCTGCTCCCGCAGGGCCTTGACGTTGCCGATCTCGCTCTTGATCGCCAGGACCTTGATCCCGTTCACCTCGCGCACGTCGTCCAGCAGGTCGCGGCCCGCGCCCGAGGCCATCTTGGCCTGCAGGCGCTCCATCTCCTTCTGCGCGTCCTTGACCTGGCCCTGGAGCGCCTTGACCTTCTCGGCCAGCTGCTCGGGCTTGGCCTTGAGCAGGCCGGCGGCCTTCAGGGCCTCCTGTTTGTGGGCCCGGAAGTGGGCCAGGGCGTTCAGGCCCGTGGCCGCCTCGATGCGCCGGATGCCCGCCGCCACGCCGGACTCGGAGAGGATGACGAAGCTTCCGGCCTGGCCCGTGGCGCTCATGTGCGTGCCGCCGCAGAGCTCCATGCTCACGCCCGGCACCTCCACCACGCGCACCTCGTCGCCGTACTTCTCGCCGAACAGGGCGGTGGCGCCCTTGGCCGCGGCGGCCTTCTGGCTCATGACTCGGGTGGACACCGGCCGGTCGTCGAGGATGGCCCGGTTGACGAAGTCCTCCACCGCGGCGGTCTCCTCGGGGGTCATGGCCGCGATGTGGGTGAAGTCGAAGCGCAGCCGGTCCGGGCCCACCAGGGAGCCGGACTGCTTGGCGTGGGGGCCGAGCACCTCGTGCAGGGCGGCGTGCAGCAGGTGGGTGCAGGTGTGGTTGCGGGCCGTGGCCGCGCGGGCCTCGAAGTCCACGGACAGCTTGGCTTCCTGGCCGGGCAGCAGCTCACCCTCGCTGACGAAGACCTTCAGCGCGGTCAGCTCGGGCGACGGCTTCAGGGTGTCCAGCACGTCGGCCGCGCCGGTGAGGGTCAGGGCCGAGCCCGTGTCGCCCATCTGGCCGCCGGACTCGCCGTAGAAGGGCGTGCTCTCGGTGACCAGGAAGCCGCCCTGGCCCTGGATCAGACGCGGGACGTTCCGGCCCTCGGCGTCCAGCACGGCCACGACCGGGCTCTCGGCCTCCAGGGTCTCGTAGCCCACGAAGCGGTTCTTGGTCCCGGCCTCCAGCAGGCCCTGGAAGAGCGAGGCCACGTCCTTCTCGCCGGAGCCCTTCCAGGCCTTCTTGGCCCGTTCCTTCTGCTCCTTCATGCAGGCCCGGAATCCGGCCTCGTCCACGGAAAAGCCCTGCTTCTCGGCCACGTCGTTGACGATGTCCAGGGGGAAGCCGTAGGTGTCGTAGAGCCGGAAGGCCAGATCGCCGGAAATGGCCGGGGTGCCCGCCTTGCGCAGGGCGGCCATCTCCTCTTCGAGCAGGGCCAGACCCTTGTCCAGGGTGTGGCTGAAACGCTCTTCCTCCTCGCGCACCACCTTGAGCAGGAAGTCGCGCCCGGCGGTGAGCTCGGGGAAGGCCGCGCCCATCTCGTCGATGACCTTGGCCACGGTTTCGTGCAGGAAGGGGTCCTTCAGGCCGATGAGGCGGCCGAAGCGCGAGGCGCGGCGGATGAGGCGGCGCAGGACGTAGCCCCGGCCCTCGTTGGAGGGCAGGATCTGGTCGGTGATGAGGAAGGCCGTGGCCCGGCTGTGGTCCGCGATGACCTGCAGGGCGGTGTCCGTTTCCTTGTCCCGGTGGTACTCGACCCCGGCGCGCTTGCAGGCGAAGTCGATGATCGGGGTGAACAGGTCGGACTCGTAGTTGGAGCGCACGCCCTGGAGCACGGCGGCGATGCGCTCCAGGCCCATGCCGGTGTCGATGGACGGCCGGGGCAGGGGCACGCGCTTGCCGTCCTCGGTCTGGTCGTACTGCATGAAGACCAGGTTCCAGATCTCCAGGAAGCGGTCGCAGTCGCAGGCGCCGATGCCGCAGTTCGGGCCGCAGGCCATGTCCGCGCCCTGGTCGATGTGGATTTCCGAGCAAGGGCCGCAGGGGCCGGTGTCGCCCATGGACCAGAAGTTGTCCTTTTCGCCCAGGCGGTAGA
Protein-coding sequences here:
- the alaS gene encoding alanine--tRNA ligase, coding for MKAAEIRKRFLQYFEKHGHTVVHSSPLVPKDDPSLLFTNAGMVQFKKVFLGQEKRPYSRATTTQKCLRVGGKHNDLENVGRTARHHTFFEMLGNFSFGDYFKAEAIKFAWTLLTEDLGLDKSRLYITIYRDDDEAFELWQKVAGVDPSRIYRLGEKDNFWSMGDTGPCGPCSEIHIDQGADMACGPNCGIGACDCDRFLEIWNLVFMQYDQTEDGKRVPLPRPSIDTGMGLERIAAVLQGVRSNYESDLFTPIIDFACKRAGVEYHRDKETDTALQVIADHSRATAFLITDQILPSNEGRGYVLRRLIRRASRFGRLIGLKDPFLHETVAKVIDEMGAAFPELTAGRDFLLKVVREEEERFSHTLDKGLALLEEEMAALRKAGTPAISGDLAFRLYDTYGFPLDIVNDVAEKQGFSVDEAGFRACMKEQKERAKKAWKGSGEKDVASLFQGLLEAGTKNRFVGYETLEAESPVVAVLDAEGRNVPRLIQGQGGFLVTESTPFYGESGGQMGDTGSALTLTGAADVLDTLKPSPELTALKVFVSEGELLPGQEAKLSVDFEARAATARNHTCTHLLHAALHEVLGPHAKQSGSLVGPDRLRFDFTHIAAMTPEETAAVEDFVNRAILDDRPVSTRVMSQKAAAAKGATALFGEKYGDEVRVVEVPGVSMELCGGTHMSATGQAGSFVILSESGVAAGIRRIEAATGLNALAHFRAHKQEALKAAGLLKAKPEQLAEKVKALQGQVKDAQKEMERLQAKMASGAGRDLLDDVREVNGIKVLAIKSEIGNVKALREQMDALRSKLPSGIVCLAAESEGGKATVILSVSKDLHGRFTAPALIKGVAAEVGGSGGGRPDMAQAGGADPSGLDRALAKLLELVAK